A single window of Qipengyuania sediminis DNA harbors:
- the gltX gene encoding glutamate--tRNA ligase, whose amino-acid sequence MTTVTRFAPSPTGLLHVGNIRTALHNWLLAKKRGGRFLLRIDDTDKARSREAFVAAVRADLAWLDLDIDGEARQSERLAIYEASFAKLVEQGRVYPCYETAQELELKRKVLLGRGLPPVYDRAALALSAEEQADKEAAGIAPHWRFKLDHATPITWDDAIRGRQHFDPAALSDPVVRRADGSWLYMLPSAIDDIEMGVTHVLRGEDHVSNTALQVQMFGALGAEPPRFAHEALLVGSEGKLSKRLGSLSVEALRDNGIEPAALAALLARLGTSQPVEPIADRQALIDGFDLAHFGRAPARFDEAELARLNAAILHQMRFETVADRLPEGMDAAAWHAIRPNLSRLADAAEWWQIVTGPIEAPELVPDDRAYLAEAAEVLVRLGWPENPWHALTGELKSATGRKGKALFLPLRLALTGKDHGPDMAELLPLIGAGEALRRLRAGAIG is encoded by the coding sequence ATGACCACCGTTACCCGTTTCGCGCCATCGCCGACCGGCCTGCTGCATGTCGGCAATATCCGCACCGCGCTGCACAACTGGCTGCTGGCGAAGAAGCGTGGCGGGCGCTTCCTTCTGCGGATCGACGATACCGATAAGGCGCGCAGCCGCGAAGCCTTCGTCGCAGCCGTCCGCGCCGATCTTGCCTGGCTCGACCTCGATATCGACGGCGAAGCGCGCCAGTCTGAGCGCCTTGCGATCTATGAGGCGAGCTTCGCGAAGCTGGTCGAACAGGGGCGGGTCTACCCCTGCTACGAGACGGCGCAGGAGCTGGAGCTGAAGCGCAAGGTGCTGCTGGGCCGGGGGCTCCCCCCGGTCTACGACCGCGCGGCGCTGGCGCTGTCGGCGGAGGAGCAGGCGGACAAGGAGGCGGCGGGCATTGCGCCGCACTGGCGCTTCAAGCTCGATCACGCGACGCCGATCACATGGGACGATGCCATCCGCGGACGGCAGCATTTCGATCCCGCCGCGCTCTCGGACCCCGTGGTGCGGCGGGCGGACGGGAGCTGGCTTTACATGCTGCCGAGCGCGATCGACGATATCGAGATGGGCGTGACCCATGTGCTGCGCGGCGAAGACCATGTCTCGAACACCGCGCTTCAGGTGCAGATGTTCGGCGCGCTGGGTGCCGAGCCACCGCGCTTCGCGCATGAGGCGCTGCTGGTGGGAAGCGAAGGCAAGCTGTCGAAGCGATTGGGCTCGCTTTCGGTCGAGGCGCTTCGTGACAACGGCATCGAGCCCGCCGCGCTGGCCGCATTGCTGGCGCGCCTCGGCACCTCGCAGCCCGTCGAACCCATCGCCGACCGCCAGGCGCTGATCGACGGCTTCGACCTTGCGCATTTCGGCCGCGCCCCCGCGCGTTTCGACGAGGCGGAGCTTGCGCGTCTTAACGCGGCGATCCTGCACCAGATGCGGTTCGAAACGGTTGCCGATCGCCTTCCGGAGGGGATGGACGCGGCGGCCTGGCACGCGATCCGTCCTAATCTCTCCCGGCTCGCCGATGCCGCGGAGTGGTGGCAAATCGTCACGGGCCCGATCGAGGCACCTGAGCTTGTTCCGGACGACCGCGCCTATCTGGCCGAGGCCGCCGAAGTCCTGGTGCGGCTGGGCTGGCCCGAGAACCCCTGGCACGCGTTGACGGGCGAGCTCAAGTCCGCGACGGGCCGCAAGGGCAAGGCGCTTTTCCTGCCGCTCCGCCTGGCGCTCACCGGCAAGGACCACGGACCCGACATGGCGGAACTCCTGCCCCTGATCGGCGCGGGGGAAGCGCTCCGCCGCCTGCGTGCCGGTGCCATCGGTTAA
- the pyk gene encoding pyruvate kinase: protein MKFTPRTRKVKILATVGPASRDPEMLETLFRAGADAFRVNMSHGEHRVHAETIAAIRAVERSFGRPIAILADLQGPKLRVGSFAGGQALIRHGARFTLDRDPAPGDETRVELPHPELFELMAKGQRLLINDGKIRLVVVRADSQAIECKAEVGGVISDRKGVNVPDAEVPIPALTEKDRRDLGFALDHGADWIGLSFVQRPEDLAEARRLMAGPRGQRAALCAKIEKPSAVRRLPEIIDLADGIMVARGDLGVELEPQEVPPLQKTIVGLTRAAGKPVIVATQMLESMIESPAPTRAEVSDVANAVYDGADAVMLSAETAAGEWPQEAVTIMDRIASQVEADESYMERVRFRGATADRTTADALAHSCTTIADTVTIKAISVFTLSGSTARRVARERPSVPMLVLTPSATTARRLALLWGAHAVSTRDIGSFEEMIAKGKRMALRHGIAKGGDRLIVLAGVPFGTPGSTNLLHVVTLAGDELEKHSEKSAR from the coding sequence ATGAAGTTCACGCCCCGGACCCGCAAGGTCAAGATCCTCGCCACCGTCGGCCCCGCCAGCCGCGATCCCGAGATGCTCGAGACGCTGTTCCGCGCCGGGGCGGACGCCTTCCGCGTCAATATGAGCCATGGCGAGCATCGCGTCCATGCCGAGACCATCGCCGCCATCCGCGCGGTGGAGAGGAGCTTCGGCCGGCCGATCGCGATCCTCGCCGATCTGCAAGGGCCGAAGCTGCGCGTAGGCAGCTTCGCGGGCGGTCAGGCGCTGATCCGCCACGGCGCGCGCTTCACGCTCGACCGCGACCCCGCGCCGGGCGACGAGACGCGTGTCGAACTGCCGCATCCCGAGCTCTTCGAGCTGATGGCGAAGGGCCAGCGGCTGCTGATCAACGACGGCAAGATCCGATTGGTCGTCGTTCGCGCGGATTCGCAGGCAATCGAGTGCAAGGCGGAAGTCGGCGGGGTGATCTCCGACCGCAAGGGCGTGAACGTGCCCGATGCGGAAGTGCCGATCCCCGCGCTGACCGAAAAGGACCGGCGCGATCTCGGCTTCGCGCTCGACCACGGGGCGGACTGGATCGGGCTTTCTTTCGTGCAGCGGCCCGAGGATTTGGCTGAAGCGCGAAGGCTGATGGCGGGGCCGCGGGGCCAGCGTGCGGCACTCTGCGCCAAGATCGAGAAACCGAGCGCGGTGCGCCGCCTGCCCGAGATCATCGACCTTGCCGACGGAATCATGGTGGCGCGCGGCGATCTCGGCGTCGAGCTCGAACCGCAGGAGGTGCCGCCGCTGCAGAAGACCATCGTCGGCCTCACGCGCGCGGCGGGCAAGCCGGTGATCGTGGCGACGCAGATGCTCGAAAGCATGATCGAAAGTCCCGCGCCGACCCGCGCCGAGGTCTCCGATGTCGCCAATGCGGTCTATGACGGGGCCGATGCGGTGATGCTGAGCGCCGAGACCGCGGCGGGGGAGTGGCCGCAGGAAGCGGTGACGATCATGGACCGGATCGCCTCGCAGGTGGAGGCGGACGAAAGCTATATGGAGCGCGTGCGTTTCCGCGGCGCGACCGCCGATCGCACCACCGCCGATGCGCTCGCCCATTCCTGCACCACGATCGCCGACACCGTGACGATCAAGGCGATCAGCGTCTTCACGCTCTCGGGCTCGACCGCGCGGCGGGTGGCGCGCGAGCGGCCGAGCGTGCCGATGCTGGTGCTGACACCGTCCGCCACCACCGCCCGCCGGCTGGCGCTGCTGTGGGGGGCGCATGCGGTCAGCACGCGCGACATCGGCAGTTTCGAGGAGATGATCGCCAAGGGCAAGCGGATGGCGCTGCGCCACGGCATCGCCAAGGGCGGCGACCGGCTGATCGTGCTCGCCGGCGTCCCCTTCGGCACTCCGGGCTCGACCAATTTGCTCCATGTCGTCACTTTGGCGGGCGACGAGCTCGAGAAGCATAGCGAAAAGTCTGCGAGGTGA
- a CDS encoding DUF2312 domain-containing protein, translating into MADATDDRLRLLIERVERLEEEKKGIADDIRDVYAEAKAVGYDTKIMRQIVRLRKMKPDDRAEMEAILDTYKAALGLG; encoded by the coding sequence ATGGCCGATGCCACCGACGACCGCCTGCGCCTGCTGATTGAACGCGTGGAGCGTCTGGAAGAGGAGAAGAAGGGCATCGCCGACGACATCCGCGACGTCTATGCCGAGGCCAAGGCAGTCGGTTACGATACCAAGATCATGCGCCAGATCGTGCGCCTCAGAAAGATGAAGCCCGACGACCGGGCAGAGATGGAAGCCATCCTCGATACCTACAAGGCGGCACTCGGCCTCGGCTAA
- a CDS encoding SDR family oxidoreductase yields the protein MPGNEADMRDKPDWRPRYPGSGRLAGKVAIVTGGDSGIGRATAILFAREGAKVAISHLEEDEDAEFTAEQIRREGSEALIHRGDLGDPEVAKALVQETVGKWGRLDVLVNNAGEQHPDEEITDITVEQLQRTFQTNIFSMFYLVQAARPHLKKGAAIVNCTSVTMYKGSKELLDYSATKGAITAFTRSLSEALVADGIRVNAVAPGPIWTPLNPMGGASPEKLESFGEDTPMGRRGEPNEVAPAFLFLACEDSSYMSGQVLHPNGGTIVNG from the coding sequence ATGCCCGGCAACGAAGCGGATATGCGGGACAAGCCCGACTGGCGGCCGCGCTATCCCGGTTCGGGGCGGCTCGCCGGCAAGGTGGCGATCGTCACCGGCGGGGACAGCGGCATCGGGCGCGCCACCGCGATCCTGTTCGCGCGCGAGGGCGCGAAAGTCGCGATCAGCCATCTGGAAGAAGACGAGGACGCCGAGTTCACCGCCGAGCAGATCCGCCGCGAAGGAAGCGAGGCACTGATCCACCGCGGCGATCTGGGCGATCCCGAAGTCGCGAAGGCGCTCGTGCAGGAAACGGTCGGCAAATGGGGCCGGCTCGACGTGCTGGTGAACAACGCGGGCGAGCAGCATCCCGACGAGGAGATCACCGACATCACCGTGGAACAGCTTCAGCGCACGTTCCAGACCAATATCTTTTCGATGTTCTATCTGGTCCAGGCCGCGCGCCCGCATCTCAAAAAGGGGGCGGCGATCGTGAATTGCACCAGCGTGACGATGTACAAGGGTTCGAAGGAGCTGCTCGACTACAGCGCCACCAAGGGGGCGATCACCGCCTTCACCCGCTCGCTGAGCGAGGCGCTGGTCGCCGACGGCATCCGCGTCAACGCAGTGGCCCCGGGGCCGATCTGGACCCCGCTCAACCCCATGGGGGGCGCCTCGCCCGAAAAGCTCGAGAGCTTCGGCGAGGACACGCCGATGGGCCGCCGCGGCGAGCCCAACGAGGTCGCCCCCGCCTTCCTCTTCCTCGCCTGCGAGGACAGCTCCTACATGTCGGGCCAGGTGCTGCACCCCAATGGCGGGACCATCGTCAACGGCTAG
- a CDS encoding amidohydrolase family protein, with translation MTPAAAIKAATSDAADALGRPDLGRIATGLPADIIAVDSDPLGDVRQLEDVDFVMKAGRVVRQD, from the coding sequence ATGACCCCTGCCGCGGCGATCAAGGCGGCAACGAGCGATGCGGCCGACGCGCTCGGTCGCCCCGATCTCGGCCGTATTGCCACGGGCCTTCCCGCCGATATTATCGCGGTGGACAGCGATCCGCTTGGCGACGTGCGCCAGCTTGAGGACGTCGATTTTGTGATGAAGGCGGGCCGCGTGGTCCGTCAGGATTGA
- a CDS encoding heavy metal-binding domain-containing protein: MIVTTTQSIEGRPVQDYLGIVTGEVIVGANLFRDLFAGIRDIVGGRSGSYERILAEARGQAIEELQAACAERGGNAVIGIDLDYEVIGDKGSMLMVSASGTAVRV; the protein is encoded by the coding sequence ATCATCGTCACCACGACGCAGAGCATCGAGGGGCGCCCGGTGCAGGACTATCTCGGCATCGTGACTGGCGAGGTGATCGTCGGCGCGAACCTGTTCCGCGACCTCTTCGCCGGGATCCGCGACATCGTCGGCGGGCGTTCCGGCAGCTACGAGCGCATCCTCGCCGAAGCGCGCGGTCAGGCAATAGAGGAGCTGCAAGCGGCCTGCGCCGAGCGGGGCGGGAATGCCGTGATCGGCATCGACCTCGATTACGAAGTGATCGGCGACAAGGGATCGATGCTGATGGTCTCGGCCAGCGGGACCGCTGTCAGGGTTTGA
- a CDS encoding YebC/PmpR family DNA-binding transcriptional regulator, which produces MAGHSKFKNIMHRKGAQDKKRSAMFSKLSREITVAAKMGMPDPDMNPRLRLAVNAAKAQSMPKDNIQRAIDKASMAGGEDYEEVRYEGYGPGGVALIVEALTDNRNRTATNVRTAFSKNGGNLGSEGSVSHGFERLGLIEYPAGAGDEDKVLEAAIEAGAEDVESSAEGHAIWTAADALHEVAGTLEKTLGEAEGVKLAWKPTVTVAMDEAGAATLLKLVDTLDDDDDVQTVWGNYDIADEVMEKLG; this is translated from the coding sequence ATGGCCGGCCATTCCAAGTTCAAGAATATCATGCACCGCAAGGGCGCGCAGGACAAGAAACGCTCGGCGATGTTCTCCAAGCTTTCCAGAGAGATAACTGTCGCGGCCAAGATGGGGATGCCCGATCCCGACATGAACCCCCGGCTGCGCCTGGCAGTCAATGCGGCCAAGGCGCAGTCGATGCCCAAGGACAATATCCAGCGCGCGATCGACAAGGCAAGCATGGCCGGCGGCGAGGATTACGAGGAGGTGCGCTACGAAGGCTATGGCCCCGGCGGCGTGGCGCTGATCGTCGAGGCGCTGACCGACAACCGCAACCGCACTGCCACCAATGTCCGCACCGCCTTCAGCAAGAACGGCGGCAACCTCGGGAGCGAAGGCTCGGTCAGCCATGGCTTCGAACGGCTCGGACTGATCGAATACCCGGCGGGCGCTGGCGACGAGGACAAGGTGCTCGAAGCCGCGATCGAGGCTGGGGCCGAGGATGTCGAAAGCAGCGCGGAAGGTCACGCGATCTGGACCGCCGCCGATGCGCTGCACGAGGTTGCCGGCACGCTCGAAAAGACCCTGGGCGAGGCGGAAGGCGTCAAGCTCGCCTGGAAGCCTACCGTCACCGTGGCCATGGACGAAGCAGGCGCAGCGACTCTCCTCAAGCTGGTCGATACGCTCGACGACGACGACGACGTCCAGACCGTCTGGGGCAATTATGACATCGCCGACGAGGTGATGGAGAAGCTGGGCTGA
- the ruvC gene encoding crossover junction endodeoxyribonuclease RuvC, with protein MIILGLDPSLSSTGWGAIRAEGSRLTHIANGQVTTDPKAPMPERLAMLHAGVATVIAAHLPDRAAAEEIFVNRNPQSTLKLAQARGAVLAACGAAGLTVREHAARFVKQAVTGTGGADKSQVQAMVKVLLPGVTLAGADAADALAVAIAEAHLRP; from the coding sequence CTGATCATTCTCGGCCTCGACCCTTCGCTGTCCTCGACGGGTTGGGGAGCGATCCGGGCCGAGGGGAGCCGCCTCACCCATATCGCCAATGGGCAGGTGACCACCGATCCCAAGGCGCCCATGCCGGAACGGCTCGCCATGCTTCATGCGGGGGTGGCAACAGTGATCGCGGCGCACCTGCCGGACCGCGCCGCGGCGGAGGAGATCTTCGTCAACAGGAACCCGCAGTCGACGCTGAAGCTCGCGCAGGCGCGCGGGGCGGTCCTCGCCGCTTGCGGAGCCGCCGGGCTCACCGTGCGCGAACACGCGGCGCGCTTCGTGAAGCAGGCGGTGACCGGCACCGGCGGGGCGGACAAGTCGCAGGTCCAGGCCATGGTCAAGGTGCTGCTCCCCGGCGTGACGCTGGCCGGTGCCGATGCCGCCGACGCGCTCGCGGTCGCGATTGCCGAAGCGCATCTGCGGCCTTGA
- a CDS encoding arsenate reductase — MTIELFGIANCDSVKRARAWLGGRGKAYSFHDYKREGVSPARLAQWADVAGWEALLNTRGTTWRKLTQADRDDITRDKALALMAAHPSLIKRPVIAHSGGVLVGFDPARWAAALD, encoded by the coding sequence GTGACGATCGAACTATTCGGCATCGCCAATTGCGATAGCGTGAAACGCGCGCGCGCCTGGCTGGGTGGGCGCGGAAAGGCTTACAGCTTCCACGATTACAAGCGCGAAGGCGTCAGCCCCGCCCGGCTCGCGCAATGGGCGGACGTGGCGGGGTGGGAGGCACTGCTCAACACGCGCGGCACTACGTGGCGCAAGCTGACCCAAGCCGACCGTGACGATATAACCCGGGACAAGGCGCTTGCGCTGATGGCGGCGCATCCGAGCCTCATCAAGCGGCCCGTGATCGCGCATTCTGGCGGGGTGCTGGTCGGTTTCGACCCCGCCCGCTGGGCCGCGGCGCTGGACTGA
- the pnuC gene encoding nicotinamide riboside transporter PnuC, giving the protein MTDPLELAAVAFGLANITLLVRRSIWNFPFGICMVTLYFAIFWRQRLYAEAGLQVFFALVNIYGWRLWARAGGAQEPVAVGWMGGSARIACLGFIAVAALTLGASLDRWTDAAMPFPDAAIAAASIAAQFLLSFRRIENWVLWIAIDVGAIALYIARDLHLTAGLYAAFLVLSVMGLRQWIAAATPKESEA; this is encoded by the coding sequence GTGACGGACCCGCTGGAGCTTGCCGCCGTCGCTTTCGGCCTCGCCAATATCACGCTGCTGGTGCGGCGGAGCATCTGGAACTTCCCCTTCGGCATCTGCATGGTGACGCTCTATTTCGCCATCTTCTGGCGCCAGCGGCTCTATGCCGAGGCCGGGCTGCAGGTCTTCTTCGCGCTGGTGAACATCTATGGCTGGCGCTTGTGGGCCCGCGCGGGGGGCGCGCAGGAACCGGTCGCCGTGGGCTGGATGGGCGGGAGCGCGCGTATCGCGTGCCTCGGTTTCATCGCGGTGGCGGCACTCACGCTGGGTGCAAGCCTCGACCGCTGGACCGACGCGGCGATGCCCTTTCCCGATGCCGCCATCGCTGCCGCCAGCATCGCCGCGCAGTTCCTCCTCTCCTTCCGCCGCATCGAGAACTGGGTGCTGTGGATCGCCATCGATGTCGGCGCGATCGCGCTGTACATCGCGCGCGACCTTCACCTTACCGCGGGGCTCTATGCGGCCTTCCTCGTGCTCTCGGTGATGGGCCTCAGGCAATGGATCGCGGCTGCGACCCCGAAGGAGAGCGAGGCATGA
- a CDS encoding AAA family ATPase: MRVCFHGAESTGKTTLAEKLAAEFGAPLVGEYGRTYAETIDTNFRVTDLTAIAARQNRLMREACAGNPPLVLLDTDPLMTAAWSEMLFGYAPSVLFGYDKAECYLLFEPDVPFVEDGTRFFGSADERARFAALAEDMLVRAGVGFVRIGGRWEKREEKARAAIAAAVGSASRTTFKNRT; encoded by the coding sequence ATGAGAGTGTGCTTCCACGGTGCTGAAAGCACGGGCAAGACGACTCTGGCGGAAAAGCTCGCCGCCGAGTTCGGCGCGCCGCTGGTCGGGGAATACGGCCGCACCTATGCCGAGACCATCGATACCAATTTCCGCGTCACCGATCTGACCGCGATCGCCGCGCGCCAGAACCGGCTGATGCGCGAAGCCTGCGCCGGCAATCCCCCGCTCGTCCTGCTCGACACCGACCCGCTGATGACCGCGGCCTGGTCCGAGATGCTGTTCGGCTACGCGCCCAGCGTCCTCTTCGGCTACGACAAGGCGGAGTGCTACCTGCTGTTCGAGCCCGACGTCCCCTTCGTGGAGGATGGCACCCGCTTCTTCGGCAGCGCGGACGAACGCGCGCGTTTCGCGGCCCTGGCGGAAGACATGCTGGTGCGCGCCGGGGTCGGCTTCGTGCGCATCGGCGGGCGGTGGGAGAAGCGCGAGGAGAAGGCCCGAGCGGCGATCGCGGCGGCGGTCGGCTCGGCCAGTCGCACAACCTTCAAAAATCGCACCTAA
- a CDS encoding glycerophosphodiester phosphodiesterase family protein translates to MRLIFVLLLAALAHSASATASPLVIAHRGASGERPEHTLAAYERAIDQGADYIEPDLVATKDLVLIARHETDLSDTTDIAARPEFAGRKRTRDIEGRLVTGWFAEDLTLAEIRTLRAKERLPALRPSNARFDGLYAVPTFTEVVTLVRAKEAETGRRIGLYPELKHPTLLLEQSGIDMVDLLATALRKEGLADPDDLVFVQSFEVEPLRRLDRLIGVPLIQLLAAEGGPYDRNGVGYAEMATPAGLAEIARYADGIGPALALVLKPDGSATPLVRAARDAGMKVHAWTVRKENAFFPPALQTQGGPAARGDIAGLIRQLTAAGVDGVFTDDPALVVSLVRAPPR, encoded by the coding sequence ATGCGCTTGATCTTCGTCCTGCTTCTCGCCGCGCTCGCTCATTCGGCATCCGCCACAGCGTCCCCGCTGGTGATCGCGCATCGCGGGGCGAGCGGCGAACGGCCCGAGCATACGCTTGCCGCCTATGAGCGGGCCATCGATCAAGGCGCGGATTACATCGAGCCCGATCTGGTCGCGACCAAGGATCTGGTGCTGATCGCGCGGCACGAAACCGACCTGTCGGACACCACCGATATCGCCGCGCGGCCCGAGTTCGCCGGGCGCAAGCGGACCAGGGATATCGAAGGGCGGCTGGTCACCGGCTGGTTCGCCGAAGACCTGACGCTTGCCGAGATACGCACTCTGCGCGCGAAGGAGCGGCTGCCCGCGCTGCGCCCGTCGAACGCTCGCTTCGACGGGCTCTACGCCGTGCCGACCTTCACCGAGGTCGTGACCCTGGTCCGCGCCAAGGAGGCGGAGACGGGGCGGCGCATCGGGCTTTACCCCGAGCTCAAGCACCCCACGCTGTTGCTAGAGCAGAGCGGGATCGACATGGTCGATCTGCTCGCCACCGCGCTTCGCAAGGAGGGTCTGGCCGATCCGGACGATCTCGTATTCGTCCAGTCCTTCGAAGTCGAACCGCTGCGGCGGCTCGACCGCTTGATCGGAGTGCCGCTGATCCAGCTCTTGGCGGCCGAAGGTGGCCCCTACGATCGCAATGGCGTCGGCTACGCCGAGATGGCGACCCCCGCCGGTCTCGCCGAGATCGCGCGCTATGCCGACGGCATCGGCCCCGCGCTCGCACTGGTGCTCAAGCCCGACGGCAGTGCCACCCCGCTGGTCCGCGCGGCTCGAGACGCGGGAATGAAGGTCCATGCCTGGACGGTGCGGAAAGAGAACGCTTTCTTCCCGCCCGCGCTCCAGACCCAGGGCGGGCCCGCGGCGCGCGGCGATATTGCGGGCTTGATACGGCAGCTCACCGCTGCGGGGGTGGACGGGGTCTTTACCGACGATCCGGCGCTGGTGGTGTCGCTGGTCCGGGCCCCGCCGCGCTAG
- the ubiG gene encoding bifunctional 2-polyprenyl-6-hydroxyphenol methylase/3-demethylubiquinol 3-O-methyltransferase UbiG, which yields MNDATATIRPREAAHFGAQAAEWWDPKGSSAMLHRLNPVRLGFIRSAIDRHWSIDSGNRNPLAGKSALDVGCGAGLLTEPLARLGASVTGVDAAEDSIAVARDHAAAMGLSISYHAGELAAVPQGRFDLVTSMEVLEHVADKPAFLAALAARLETNGLLVLSTPNRTAASRALLVGAAEALGMVPRGTHDWHDFVTPDELTGLLGDAGLAVETMRGIAFSATRGLHLSDDMRLNIILAARRA from the coding sequence ATGAACGATGCAACCGCGACCATCCGCCCCCGCGAGGCGGCGCATTTCGGCGCTCAGGCGGCCGAATGGTGGGACCCCAAGGGTTCGAGCGCGATGCTTCATCGGCTCAATCCGGTGCGATTGGGTTTCATTCGTTCAGCAATCGACCGGCATTGGAGCATCGACAGCGGGAACCGTAACCCGCTCGCGGGCAAAAGCGCGCTCGATGTCGGATGCGGCGCGGGTCTGCTCACCGAACCGCTGGCGCGGCTCGGCGCGTCGGTCACCGGGGTGGACGCGGCTGAAGACAGCATTGCGGTCGCGCGCGATCACGCGGCGGCCATGGGCCTTTCGATATCCTATCATGCGGGCGAGCTGGCCGCGGTCCCGCAGGGACGGTTCGATCTCGTCACCAGCATGGAGGTGCTCGAGCATGTCGCCGACAAGCCTGCCTTCCTTGCCGCGCTTGCCGCGCGGCTCGAAACAAATGGCCTGCTGGTGCTTTCGACTCCCAACCGCACCGCCGCGAGCCGCGCGCTGCTGGTGGGCGCGGCCGAGGCGCTGGGAATGGTGCCGCGCGGCACGCATGACTGGCACGATTTCGTCACCCCGGACGAGCTGACGGGACTGCTTGGCGATGCCGGGCTGGCCGTCGAAACCATGCGCGGGATCGCCTTCTCGGCCACCAGGGGCCTCCATCTCTCGGACGATATGCGGCTCAACATCATTCTCGCTGCCCGGCGGGCGTAA
- a CDS encoding aspartate kinase, with the protein MARIVMKFGGTSMAGTERIRRVAGLVRRQAAPKEDGAGDEVAVVVSAMAGETDRLVNFCREANASYDPAEYDVVVSSGEQVTSGLLAITLQGLGCRARSWLGWQLPIRTAEAHAKARIAAIDGAALGAAMAAGEIAVIPGFQGVSDEGRVTTLGRGGSDTSAVAIAAAVGADRCDIYTDVDGVYTTDPRIVAKARKLKAVTYEEMLELASVGAKVLQTRSVGLAMKEGVRVQVLSSFTSDEDAAADTLPGTLIVSEEEMNRLVEDGTMERQLVTGIAHDKNEAKLILTRVPDRPGAVAHIFAPLAAAHINVDMIIQNVGRDKGETDVTFTVPQSDLPRAQALLEDKREEIGFGRIISDSRIAKISVVGVGMKSHAGVAATMFRALADRGINIQAISTSEIKVSVMIDEDETELAVRVLHTAYGLDAKD; encoded by the coding sequence GTGGCCCGGATCGTGATGAAATTCGGCGGCACCAGCATGGCCGGGACCGAGCGCATCCGCCGCGTGGCGGGGCTGGTGCGGCGGCAAGCGGCGCCCAAGGAGGACGGGGCGGGCGACGAGGTGGCGGTCGTCGTCAGCGCCATGGCGGGGGAGACCGACCGGCTGGTGAATTTCTGCCGCGAGGCCAATGCTTCCTATGACCCCGCCGAATACGATGTCGTGGTCTCCTCGGGCGAACAGGTTACGAGCGGGCTCCTCGCCATCACGCTGCAGGGGCTCGGGTGCAGGGCGCGCAGCTGGCTCGGCTGGCAGTTGCCGATCAGGACCGCGGAAGCCCATGCCAAGGCGCGCATCGCGGCGATCGACGGCGCGGCGCTCGGCGCGGCCATGGCGGCGGGCGAGATCGCGGTCATTCCCGGCTTCCAGGGAGTCAGCGATGAGGGCCGGGTGACGACGCTCGGCCGTGGCGGATCGGACACCAGCGCGGTCGCGATCGCGGCGGCGGTCGGCGCGGACCGCTGCGACATCTACACCGACGTGGACGGGGTCTATACAACCGATCCGCGCATCGTCGCCAAGGCGCGGAAGCTCAAGGCCGTCACCTACGAAGAGATGCTCGAGCTCGCGAGCGTCGGCGCCAAAGTGCTGCAGACCCGCTCGGTCGGCCTCGCGATGAAGGAGGGGGTGCGCGTCCAGGTGCTTTCGAGCTTCACCAGTGACGAGGACGCCGCCGCCGATACGCTCCCCGGCACGCTGATCGTGTCGGAGGAGGAGATGAACCGCCTAGTGGAGGACGGCACCATGGAACGCCAGCTCGTGACCGGGATCGCGCACGACAAGAACGAGGCCAAGCTGATCCTGACCCGCGTGCCCGACCGACCAGGGGCGGTGGCGCATATCTTCGCGCCGCTTGCCGCGGCGCACATCAATGTCGATATGATCATCCAGAACGTCGGCCGCGACAAGGGCGAGACCGATGTGACCTTCACCGTGCCGCAGTCCGACCTGCCCCGCGCACAGGCGCTGCTCGAGGACAAGCGCGAGGAGATCGGTTTCGGCCGCATCATCTCCGACAGCCGCATTGCCAAGATCAGCGTGGTGGGCGTGGGCATGAAGAGCCACGCAGGCGTCGCAGCAACGATGTTCCGGGCGCTCGCCGATCGCGGGATCAATATCCAGGCGATCTCTACCAGCGAGATCAAGGTGAGCGTGATGATCGACGAGGACGAGACCGAACTCGCGGTGCGGGTGCTCCACACCGCCTATGGACTGGACGCGAAGGACTAG